The Polynucleobacter sp. JS-Mosq-20-D10 region GCCAATGCATCGGGCTATGTTGAGATGCCGAATGTAAACCCTGTAGAAGAAATGGTGAACATGATTTCAGCTTCGCGTTCTTATCAAATGAACATTGAAGCGATGAATGTTTCACGTCAGTTGATATTAAAAACCTTAGATTTAGGGCGCTGAGCCCACACGTGATTAATAAAGAGAGTTAGAGAGCAAACCATGGCAATCGATCCACTTGGAAATATTCGTAAATACGACCCTGCTGCTGCAACGCAATCTACAACCTCATCCTCATCCGGTGTGGGTGGGACGGTTACCGAGCAAACTCAAAACTTTTTGAAATTGCTAATCGCACAAATTCAGAATCAAGATCCGATGGCACCTATGGATGCCTCGAGTATGACATCGCAGATGTCTCAGCTCAACATGGTGAGCAGTATTGGTGATATGAATAAGTCAATGACCGCGATGCTCAGTCAAATGCAAAGTGTGAATTTTATGAATCAAGCAACATTGATTGGTAAAAGCCCTGTAGTTGCCGGGGGTGGTATTGCTTTTGATGGCGTGAACCCAGCTGTACTTGGTGCCAATGCCGTGAATCCACTCACAGCAGCAGTGGCTACTATCAAAGATGTTAAAGGTAGCACGGTTAATAGTATGGATATGGGTCCCCTGGATGCGGGTATGAATAATTTTGCCTGGGATGGTAAAGATGCCGACGGTAATACGGTGCCAGCTGGTTTGTATTACTTGAGTATTAGCGGAACAAATACAACCGGTGGAAAAGAAGCCCCAACTGCTTATGTCGCCTCGCCGGTCATGGCAGTAAGCAAGGGAAGTAATGGGGATGCATTGTTAAGTTTATTGGATGGTAGAAAAATTAGTGCTTCGGAAGTTCAGCAGTGGATCAGTTAATGAATTAGTGAGTAAATCAGTAAATTAATCGAGTATAAAAAGTAAGCAGTATTAATAAACAATTTAAAAAAATAGTTAAGGAGTAAAAAATGGGATACGGAATCGGATTAGCAGGATTGGCTTCAACCGCAGAAGCGATCGATGTGACCAGTAACAATATTGCGAACGCACAAACTGTTGGCTACAAGTCTGGCGAATATGTTTTTGCTGATATGTACTTTAAAGCTGCCGACGCACAAGCTAAAGACCGGGTAGGTATGGGTTCGTTTAGGCAGTCTATTCGTCGCTCTTCTTCATACGGTACCATCGTGAACTCACAAAACGTATTGGATATGGCCATTGCCGGTCCTGGTATGTTTATGCTTGCAAAAGAAGTAAACGATACAGTTCCTATTGAAACTCCTAGCAATTTCCAATACACGCGCAACGGACAATTTGGTACAGATAGTAAAAACCGAATTTGTAATGAAAATGGATTATTGCTTTGTGGCTATCCCGCTGACGAAACCGGAAGAATCGTTGCTGGAGCGACAACTACATTGAAATTAGACCAAACACCGCTAAAACAAGAGC contains the following coding sequences:
- a CDS encoding flagellar hook assembly protein FlgD; this translates as MAIDPLGNIRKYDPAAATQSTTSSSSGVGGTVTEQTQNFLKLLIAQIQNQDPMAPMDASSMTSQMSQLNMVSSIGDMNKSMTAMLSQMQSVNFMNQATLIGKSPVVAGGGIAFDGVNPAVLGANAVNPLTAAVATIKDVKGSTVNSMDMGPLDAGMNNFAWDGKDADGNTVPAGLYYLSISGTNTTGGKEAPTAYVASPVMAVSKGSNGDALLSLLDGRKISASEVQQWIS